In Sphingobacteriales bacterium, the genomic window AAAACATCAGCACCCGTAAACCTGATAATGTTGAGGTAAAACCCATCTTCGACATTCAGGATGAAAAACCGGTGGTAAACCCGGAGCAACTGCAGCTATGGGATTGGATGGCTTCCTACTATTGCTGCTTCCCGGGAGAAGTTATGTCGGTAGCCCTGCCTTCTTCCCTGAAACCTCAGAGTGAAAGTGTTTTATGTATTAACCCTGAATTTGAAGGCGATTTCAACCTTTTTAATGACAGGGAAATAATGCTCCTGAATGTTTTACAACAAAAGAAAAATGTTGAGGTACAGGAGCTAAAAAAAATCATTGGGATTAAAAATATTTCATCTGCTATCCGTCATCTGCAGGAAAGCGGGGCTGTATATTTCAGGGAAGAACTTACACAGGCTTATCAGCCTAAAAAAGAAATTATCTATCGTTTACACAAAGATTATCAATCAGTTAAAGCGCTTCAGCTTTTGTTTGATGAACTTGAAAAGGCACCCCGTCAACTGGATGTCATCCTGCATTTCAGGATGCTTCTGGGAAAATCCAGCTACGTCTTGCACAGCGAGCTGATGGCCAATAAACAACTCAGCCTGAATGCACTCACCGCTCTCGTTAAAAAAGGCATTCTGATCAAAGATTATCTTGATGTTGACAGAGTTATTTTTGAAAAAATCAAAGCTGAAACGTTCGAACTAAAAGATTTTCAGGAAGAAGCGCTAAACAGAATTGAGGAACTTTTCACTGAAAAGGAAACGGTATTGCTTCACGGAATAACCAGCAGCGGAAAAACTTATATTTACATCAAACTTATTGAAAAATACCTTAAATCCGGCAAACAGGTACTTTATCTTGTGCCCGAAATTTCATTGACAGCTCAGTTGATCCGTAAGCTGTACGCATATTTCGGTCCTGTCACCGGAATTTACCATTCCAAATACAACCCCTTTGAGCGTTACGAAACATGGCAAAAGGTTATATCAGGTGAATATCAGCTGATTGTAGGTGTACGCTCGGCTGTTTTTCTTCCGTTCAGCCATCTCGGACTGATTATCATCGATGAAGAACATGAAAACACCTTCAAACAACAAAGTCCTGCCCCACGCTACCATGCCCGCGATACTGCCCTGATGCTCTCGGGAATTTTTAAAGCCAAAACACTGTTGGGTTCAGCTACTCCGAGTCTTGAAAGCTTTTTTAATGCCCGGAACAATAAGTTTGGCTATGTCAAAATGGATAAGCGTTATTCTGAGGTACAACCTCCTGATATTCTTCTTCTTGACATGAAAGAAGCTTCCATCCGCAAACAACTGAAAGGACATCTTTCTCCTGTTTTACACGAAAATATACAAAAGACAGTTGAACAGGGCGATCAGGCCATTCTTTTTATCAACAGACGCGGCTTTGCACCTTTTATTCAATGTCAGCAATGTGGATGGGTAGTCAAATGCCGGCATTGCGATATCAGCCTGACTTATCACAAATCGAGTAAAAAACTCCGTTGCCATTACTGCGACTATCAGCAGGGAATACCGTCTTCCTGTGGTTTCTGCGGAGGAAATCAATTACTGATGAAGGGCTTTGGTACCGAAAAAATTGAAGATGATATTGCCATCCTGTTCCCCGGTTCCCAGACCCTGCGTATGGATATCGACAGTACCCGTAACCGTAAATCTTTTGAAAAAATCATCCATGCTTTCGAAAAGGGTGAAGCTTCCATTCTCATTGGGACTCAAATGGTTACCAAAGGACTTGATTTCGAAAAAGTCAAACTGGTTGGCATCCTGAATGCGGATCAAATGCTCAGCTATCCCGATTTCAGGGCTGAAGAGCGGTCGGTTCAGCTGATGATGCAGGTGAGCGGTCGTGCCGGAAGAAGAGATGACAGGGGAAAAGTCTATATTCAGACTTTCAACCCCAATCACCCTGTTTTTCAATATATTATCTCCAACGACTATGATGGTTTCTGCCTGTCACAATTTCAGGAAAGAAACAATTTCAGGTATCCACCTTTTTATCGCCTGATTCAGCTGACACTCAAATCGAAAGACCTGAATCTGTTGATAAAAGGCAGCGAGGTATATGCCAACCGTTTAAAACGGTTTTTCGGGGAAAGGCTGAACGGGCCTGTGTCTCCCCCTGTGATGAAAATACGCAATGAATTCATATTCAATATCCTGTTAAAACTGGAAAAAAACCCGGCTTTTCTGCAAAAAGCAAAAAAAACTATTCTCGAAGAAACCGGTAAATTCAACCTCGATCCTGATTACCGTAAAATAAGATGTATTATCGATGTGGATCCGATCTGAGGTATGGCTAATAACCGCATAGTGGAGTTAAATTTATTGTCTGCCAGGGTGAAACATTTATTTCACCCCTTCGGGCTTTGTGCGTGGATTGTCGATTTTATAACAGTTATGTCAGCCCTTAGGGCTTTACAAGAGCTAAACATGACAGAGGTCGCTGCCGTATGACTCTGCCTTATGCTTAAAAATAAGATGCCGGCAACTTTCAGAAACATAGCATTGATAATTAATAAGATTTCAAAACATCATAAGCCCGCAGAGCTGACATTATCAGCATTTTCACCAAATCCTTTGAATAATCCGACCAATTCCGGATTTTGAAGTTTTCATTAATAAAATGTTACTGTTCAGCTGCCAATTGTTATTGTTACCGCAAATAAACGCAGATTAGACCGCTGATCTTCGCGAAAATTAGCGTTTCATTTGCGAGAATTAGCGGTTTATTTCTTTTTAGGAAAATATAAATTATTGATATTAAACAAAATGGGCTATCTGAACAGTAACAATAAAATTATTATGAAAGAATTACATCTAAGCGAAAAAAAACTTACGAAACCGGTAACTTCGTATTTTTTCTAAAAGAAGCCCGAAGGGCTGATATTGTCAAAGAAAATATCATTTAACGGATAAACCCCGAAGGGGTGGCATTATCGTAAAAAAAATCAATCAACGATTAAACCCCGAAGGGGTGACATTATCGTAGAAAAAATCAATCAACGGATAAACCCCGAAGGGGTGGCATTATCGTAGAAAAAATCAATCAGCGGATAAACCCCGAAGGGGTGACATTATCAGCATTCTCACCAAAATAAAAGAATTATATCAATATTGACCGGATTTATAGTTTCATCAACCGATTGGCCAATCAAAGAAACGTTTTCTCTTTTTCGTGAAAATAAATAATGTAAGCCCTTATTTTTGCCTTTTTAAAAATTTATGGAACTAAAATACTACGACAATAATTTTGCAGTTACCATCCCCATGGCCAATGAGGAAGCCGACTTTGAACCATTTATCACTTCCCTCCGTGAGGTTTTTGATAAACTGGGTACAGGAACTGCCTATCTGATCGTGGACAAAGTGTCGAAAGACCGCACGCTGGAGCTTTGCCGGAAACTTGAGCAGGAAGACCCGCGTTTTGTAACCATCTGGGCTCCCGAAAACCGCAATGTGGTGGATGCATATCTGCGCGGATTAAAAGAAGCTTACCTGAAAGGTCATGACATTATCATCGAAATGGATGCCGGTCTTTCTCACGACCCGCGTGCCATCATCATGTTTATCAGGGTGTTAAATGAAGGAAATGAATGTGCTTTCGGCAGTCGTTTTATCAACGGAGGCTCTATGGTGGATTCTCCTCTTTTCAGGCGTTTGCTGTCAAAAAACGGTACACGCCTGACCAACCTGCTTCTTGGCACCAAAATGTATGATATGACTTCCGGATTTCAGGGATTTCACCGTTCAGTCGTTGAAAAAATCATACAATATCCTTTCAGGTCAAAAGCACATTATTATCAGACAGAAATGCGTTATTTACTCAGAAAAAAAAGATACCGCGAAATTCCTATCCATTACAGGGCACCTTCCAGAAGTGTTTCCCACAAAGCCATCTTTAATGCCCTTTCTGTCTTGTTTTACTATTTTATTAAACGAATTACATTCAAAGCAGTATCGCTCTGACCACTTTCATGAAAAAAATTATTGTTACAGGGGCTTCCGGCCATCTCGGCTTTCATGTGGCTAAAGTTTTACTGCAAAAAAATTATCCTATTACCTGCCTTGCCCGTCAGGAAAATATCAACCTGCTGAAGCTGAAGAAACTGGGAGCCAATATCCACTACTGTAACCTGTTTGATAAAGACACCTATCAGCATCTGTTGACTGAAGCTGAGGCTGTTTTCCATCTGGCTGCCGAAAATACTACTTCCGGTTCAAGCCCCGAAATAACCTTCAACAATACCTACGGTCTTGCCAAAGCAGTCATTGATGCCTGTATTTCTGCACATGTCAAAACTATTGTTTACACCAGTTCCGTGGTGGTTTTGGGACGCAGTTCTTCCAAATCAAGGCTAATCAATGAAAACGACCGAACTGCTTTCATCGAAAGTCCCTATGTCAGAGGAAAAGTTGAAGCAGAGAAATATATTGAACAAATTATTCAGAATCAGGAAGTTGACATCAGAAGACTTTATCCGGCCTGGATTGTAGGAAAAGACGATCCAAAATCTACTCCACCCCATACCATCATCCGAAACTATGTTGAAAAAGGACAGTTTTTCTATTTTAAAGGCGGTATATCTCTTTGTGAGGTGGAAGAAGTGGCCAAAGCACACGTCAGTGCCTATGAAAAGGGAGAAAAAAACGGAACTTATGTTTTGGGAGGCGACAACATCACATTTAAAACCTTTTATTCCATCCTGTCAGACTATACCCCTCATGCCAGGCCTTTTCTTTATATTCCGAAAGCAGTTATCGTTGCCGGGGCTTATGTCAGTAAGATTCTGCTGAAAATGTTCCGGATGCCGGCCATCATCGAACCCGGTTATGCCAGAAGTGTATTTGGCAATTACAGCTGGTACGACAGTACGAAAGCCATTACCCGCCTGAATTACCACATCATTCCTGCCCGTCAGATCCTCTCTGAAGCTGTTGAAGAAGCATATAAAAGAATTACGGGAACTTTGACACTTGGATTTCAGTACAAACCCTACGCAGATGACCATTCAGATGAACCTAAACTATTGATTACCGGTGTCCCGGGATGGTTGGGCAACCGCATGGTTGACATCATGATCAATGGCAACAGGAAAGGAAATTTTAAAACCAACCGCCCTGTCAGGTTGCTCGTAGAGCCAAGGTTTTCAGGCATGTTGAACCTCCCCGGTAATTTTGAAATTTTTTACGGGGATATCCGCAATCCGAAAGATGTGGAAGAAGCGGTCAGGGGAATCGAAACAGTCTTTCATCTGGCAGGCGCCATTTACCCAAAAAAAATAAAAACTCTGTATGAGGTTAATACCAAAGGCACTGAAAATCTGGTAAATGCCTGTATCCGCAATGGTGTCAGGAGGATCATCTACATGTCCACCGATTCCGTCTGCGGTCATGGAAACCGGAACAACAGGATTTTTGACGAATCTACTCCTGCCAAGCCATACAAACATTACGGAAGAAGTAAGTATCTCGCAGAAAAATATATCCTTGACCACACAAAACAGGGAAAAATTGACGGCACGTCATTAAGGGGCTTCTGGTTTTTCGGGCCTTTTGCCCCATCACGCCAGTTCAGTTTTTTCAAAATGTTTTTTCTGCCCCGTCAGCTTGTATTCGGAAACGGAAAAAATTTCAGAAGCATCTCCCACGTTGACGATATTGTTCAGGCTTTTTTCAAAGCAGAAAAGAATCAGGAAAGCATTGGAAAATGGTACTGGATATGCGGAAACGAAAACCAAATCACTATTGATGAATTTTTTGCAAAAATTTCGGATAAACTGGGAATTAAATACCGCCCGTTACATATTCCCGTCTGGATATGCAAGCTGTTTGAATTTGCCGACAGTATGCTTGGAAAGTTTGGCATACTTGTTTCCTCTCTGCATGCAGCCGGAAAGTTTTATTACGATATTGCCGGAAAAAATGACGCTGCAAAACGTGATTTTGACTTTTCGCCTGAAATAAGCATGGATGAAGCCATTGAAGAGTTGACAAAACAGCTGAAATGAGAAGAACAGAGCCTGAAGCCGGAAGAACCATCATCGACAGAAAACCGCACTGGTATGCCCTTTACACCCAGTCGAGGCATGAAAAAAAGGTTGCTGAAAAATTTCTTGAACAGGGTATCGAACATTATCTCCCCCTTCAGAAAGTACTTAAACTCTGGAGTGATCGTAAAAAATGGGTCGAAGAACCTGTTTTTAAATCTTATATTTTCGTTCATATCGGACTTAAGGATTATTACAGAGTCCTTCAAACCGAAGGAGTTGCCGGCTTTGTTCGTTTCGGGCTGTTTCCGGAAGTAATTCAGGACAAGATCATTGAAAATATCCGGCTGGTGCTTTCTTCAGATGAAAAATTTGAGATATCGGAAGAAAAATTTGAAGAAGGTGATGAAGTGCAGGTAATTTACGGTCCCTTAAGCGGAGTGTATGGCAGGCTTATTAAAGTTCAGGGACGACATAAACTCATTATCAATGTAGAAGTACTGAACCGTAGTATTATTGTCAATGTTGCCAAAAAACACGTCAAAAAGGTTTCTGCAGTCTGAAAGCAATTTATTATCAAGAGGTTAAATCCGCGAAGATTTATTTTTCGGAAGAATTGGTAAGCCATGACAGATACCGGCCAAAACTATTCAGAAATATCAAATTTACGGATCATAAACACCCATCCGTTTTTGCGATAAACTTCCTCCAGATTATACATCTCTGCAATTTCAGCTGCCTTATCCGATTTTGAAATAATGTAGAGTTTCTTCCTGACCGGAGTAAGTAAAACCTCATACTTGTTTTTTCCCTTGAAATCCTTATCTTCCTTAACTTTTCCATAAAAGTAAGGCAGGTAGCTTTTATGGCCCATCGTGATGATGTAAGGCTCGTTACCGCTGACTGATTTACTGAATTCCACCACAGCTCCCTGTGTATGTTTCTGAACCTGAGGCAATAAGACTATCCAGAACCACTGACTTATCAGTAAAACAACTGCTAAATTCAGATAAAACAGCTTCATTGAAAAAGGTTTATTGATCCATAGCCAGATGGTTGCAACAAATATTACCGCCAAAACAATGGTTGTAATGAGAATCTGATTGTTCCAGTCTGCTTCTGCCAATAGACATTCACGGATAAAAATATCGTCTGTCCAATCAATCAGCTGGCTTCTGAATTTCAATAAAATAATGGCTGACATCATCATTAAACCTGCCAGAACGGCAAATATTTTCGCTGTTACGCTCAGAAAAACAGGTAAAACCGATTTACTATGCCTGATATTTTCCATGCTTTCAGCAACGAGCCAGCTCAGGGGGAGGTAAGCAAGGGATGAATAATGAACAATTTTGGTTCTTACCAAAGTGAATACTATCAACACGGTCAGCAATAAAATTTTCATCAGCAGGCTAAAGTCTGAATCTTTTTCCTTTTTCTGACGAAATGAATAAAAAACAAGAATAGAAAGCGGGAACATCCCTGCAAAGACGACCAGCCAATGATAGAGAAAAAATCCTCCATGACCGGCATCCGCATTGGTCAGGAGTTCAATATTTCTCTGGAGAAAATCTTTCAGAAACAAGCCCTCATGATGACTGAACAAGAACCAGATGGCAGACGGCAACATACAGGCAGCCAGCCAGAAAAACGGCTGATAAATTTTGATTTTCTTATACTTACGTTGAAATAGTAAATAAACCACAACAGGCAGGACAATCAGCAACAGTCCGGCTGGTCCTTTGGTCATAACAGACAAACCGGCAGCAAGGCCACTTATTGCCCACTTATAAACCTTTCCTCTTTCATCATTTAATGCATAAAAAATGAAGAGAACAGAAATAAAATTCAGGAGATTGAACAGCGGGTCAATGATACCAAACCTGAAATAAAACTGAGGCAGAAAAGATCCCCCGAAGCAAAGCACCCAAAGCCATCCAAAGCTGTTTCCTTTCAGCTTTTTTCCTGCCAGAAACAACAGCGACAAGGTTAAAATGGCCATCAGAATATTGGGAAAACGAGCCGAAAACTCATTGATTCCAAAAGTTTTCATGGTAACGGCCTGCAACCAGAAAAACAAAGGTGGTTTTTCATGAAAAGGCTCATAATTGATCGTCATCTCCGACCAGTCGCCCCGAACAATCATTTCCCGTGAAATTTCTGCAAAGTTTGCCTCATCCCAGTCAA contains:
- a CDS encoding glycosyltransferase — translated: MELKYYDNNFAVTIPMANEEADFEPFITSLREVFDKLGTGTAYLIVDKVSKDRTLELCRKLEQEDPRFVTIWAPENRNVVDAYLRGLKEAYLKGHDIIIEMDAGLSHDPRAIIMFIRVLNEGNECAFGSRFINGGSMVDSPLFRRLLSKNGTRLTNLLLGTKMYDMTSGFQGFHRSVVEKIIQYPFRSKAHYYQTEMRYLLRKKRYREIPIHYRAPSRSVSHKAIFNALSVLFYYFIKRITFKAVSL
- a CDS encoding UpxY family transcription antiterminator, translating into MDRKPHWYALYTQSRHEKKVAEKFLEQGIEHYLPLQKVLKLWSDRKKWVEEPVFKSYIFVHIGLKDYYRVLQTEGVAGFVRFGLFPEVIQDKIIENIRLVLSSDEKFEISEEKFEEGDEVQVIYGPLSGVYGRLIKVQGRHKLIINVEVLNRSIIVNVAKKHVKKVSAV
- a CDS encoding NAD-dependent epimerase/dehydratase family protein encodes the protein MKKIIVTGASGHLGFHVAKVLLQKNYPITCLARQENINLLKLKKLGANIHYCNLFDKDTYQHLLTEAEAVFHLAAENTTSGSSPEITFNNTYGLAKAVIDACISAHVKTIVYTSSVVVLGRSSSKSRLINENDRTAFIESPYVRGKVEAEKYIEQIIQNQEVDIRRLYPAWIVGKDDPKSTPPHTIIRNYVEKGQFFYFKGGISLCEVEEVAKAHVSAYEKGEKNGTYVLGGDNITFKTFYSILSDYTPHARPFLYIPKAVIVAGAYVSKILLKMFRMPAIIEPGYARSVFGNYSWYDSTKAITRLNYHIIPARQILSEAVEEAYKRITGTLTLGFQYKPYADDHSDEPKLLITGVPGWLGNRMVDIMINGNRKGNFKTNRPVRLLVEPRFSGMLNLPGNFEIFYGDIRNPKDVEEAVRGIETVFHLAGAIYPKKIKTLYEVNTKGTENLVNACIRNGVRRIIYMSTDSVCGHGNRNNRIFDESTPAKPYKHYGRSKYLAEKYILDHTKQGKIDGTSLRGFWFFGPFAPSRQFSFFKMFFLPRQLVFGNGKNFRSISHVDDIVQAFFKAEKNQESIGKWYWICGNENQITIDEFFAKISDKLGIKYRPLHIPVWICKLFEFADSMLGKFGILVSSLHAAGKFYYDIAGKNDAAKRDFDFSPEISMDEAIEELTKQLK
- the priA gene encoding primosomal protein N' gives rise to the protein MQLFQAEKTELYAEVILPLAVGKTFTYSIPESLQPLVLPGKRVWVQFGKSKIYTGIIKNISTRKPDNVEVKPIFDIQDEKPVVNPEQLQLWDWMASYYCCFPGEVMSVALPSSLKPQSESVLCINPEFEGDFNLFNDREIMLLNVLQQKKNVEVQELKKIIGIKNISSAIRHLQESGAVYFREELTQAYQPKKEIIYRLHKDYQSVKALQLLFDELEKAPRQLDVILHFRMLLGKSSYVLHSELMANKQLSLNALTALVKKGILIKDYLDVDRVIFEKIKAETFELKDFQEEALNRIEELFTEKETVLLHGITSSGKTYIYIKLIEKYLKSGKQVLYLVPEISLTAQLIRKLYAYFGPVTGIYHSKYNPFERYETWQKVISGEYQLIVGVRSAVFLPFSHLGLIIIDEEHENTFKQQSPAPRYHARDTALMLSGIFKAKTLLGSATPSLESFFNARNNKFGYVKMDKRYSEVQPPDILLLDMKEASIRKQLKGHLSPVLHENIQKTVEQGDQAILFINRRGFAPFIQCQQCGWVVKCRHCDISLTYHKSSKKLRCHYCDYQQGIPSSCGFCGGNQLLMKGFGTEKIEDDIAILFPGSQTLRMDIDSTRNRKSFEKIIHAFEKGEASILIGTQMVTKGLDFEKVKLVGILNADQMLSYPDFRAEERSVQLMMQVSGRAGRRDDRGKVYIQTFNPNHPVFQYIISNDYDGFCLSQFQERNNFRYPPFYRLIQLTLKSKDLNLLIKGSEVYANRLKRFFGERLNGPVSPPVMKIRNEFIFNILLKLEKNPAFLQKAKKTILEETGKFNLDPDYRKIRCIIDVDPI
- a CDS encoding glycosyltransferase family 39 protein; this translates as MKNIIIITVLVLLLFVPFTGKIALFDWDEANFAEISREMIVRGDWSEMTINYEPFHEKPPLFFWLQAVTMKTFGINEFSARFPNILMAILTLSLLFLAGKKLKGNSFGWLWVLCFGGSFLPQFYFRFGIIDPLFNLLNFISVLFIFYALNDERGKVYKWAISGLAAGLSVMTKGPAGLLLIVLPVVVYLLFQRKYKKIKIYQPFFWLAACMLPSAIWFLFSHHEGLFLKDFLQRNIELLTNADAGHGGFFLYHWLVVFAGMFPLSILVFYSFRQKKEKDSDFSLLMKILLLTVLIVFTLVRTKIVHYSSLAYLPLSWLVAESMENIRHSKSVLPVFLSVTAKIFAVLAGLMMMSAIILLKFRSQLIDWTDDIFIRECLLAEADWNNQILITTIVLAVIFVATIWLWINKPFSMKLFYLNLAVVLLISQWFWIVLLPQVQKHTQGAVVEFSKSVSGNEPYIITMGHKSYLPYFYGKVKEDKDFKGKNKYEVLLTPVRKKLYIISKSDKAAEIAEMYNLEEVYRKNGWVFMIRKFDISE